A stretch of the Geovibrio thiophilus genome encodes the following:
- a CDS encoding Bax inhibitor-1/YccA family protein, with translation MRTSNPMLTDKAFEKAAAAARGERVAASTATYTRGESGGSLGTAATRFDDAMTIRGTVNKTFLLTVILLIAGYIPWNMAVSGNVKYLYPLMIGGIIGGLIVAVVTTFKKEYSAITAPLYAALQGLAVGGISIMFEMRYPGIVLQAVMLTVAVLVALLLAYTSGYIKATENFKLGVVAATGGIMILYLASFILGFFGIQMNFMHDSSPLSIGISIVVVIIAALNLVLDFDFIENGAEAGAPKYMEWYAAFGLMVTLIWLYIEILRLLAKLQDRK, from the coding sequence ATGAGAACATCAAACCCTATGCTTACGGACAAAGCGTTTGAGAAAGCGGCAGCCGCCGCCAGAGGCGAAAGAGTGGCTGCCTCAACTGCGACTTACACCAGAGGCGAAAGCGGGGGTTCACTGGGGACAGCCGCCACAAGATTTGATGATGCGATGACAATAAGAGGAACGGTCAACAAGACATTCCTTCTCACCGTCATTCTGCTTATCGCAGGCTATATTCCGTGGAATATGGCAGTCAGCGGGAACGTGAAGTATCTCTATCCGCTGATGATCGGCGGAATTATCGGCGGGCTTATAGTAGCTGTTGTCACAACCTTCAAAAAGGAATATTCCGCAATAACCGCACCGCTTTACGCCGCTCTTCAGGGGCTTGCCGTAGGCGGAATCTCCATTATGTTCGAGATGCGCTACCCCGGCATAGTGCTTCAGGCGGTTATGCTCACCGTGGCTGTTCTGGTTGCTCTGCTTCTTGCTTACACAAGCGGATATATTAAGGCGACAGAGAACTTTAAGCTCGGCGTTGTGGCTGCGACAGGCGGAATTATGATTCTGTATCTGGCAAGCTTTATACTCGGCTTTTTCGGAATACAGATGAACTTCATGCACGATTCCAGCCCCCTGAGCATAGGTATAAGCATTGTGGTGGTTATCATTGCCGCTCTTAACCTCGTGCTTGACTTCGACTTTATCGAAAACGGAGCGGAAGCGGGCGCGCCGAAGTATATGGAATGGTATGCCGCCTTCGGTCTGATGGTAACCTTGATCTGGCTGTATATCGAGATACTGAGACTCCTTGCCAAGCTTCAGGACAGGAAGTAG
- a CDS encoding MFS transporter, whose protein sequence is MTRDNKMYFFLFLLTVASIIGLQTWQTLFNNFAVEQAGVNGYQMGVIQSVREIPGFLALLVIYVIRFIPEHKLGAFSIIFLGIGVGLTGFMPTYYGLIFTTIVMSFGFHYYETVNQSLTLQYFTKQETPLVLSRFRSISAACSIIVGVIVMGMLKVFDYKTIYLLVGVFLTAGGVYCLFIDPTKQNMPVQRKSMFMRKKYWLYYVLTFLAGARRQIFVAFSVFLMVEKFGFSAFVIAMLFVVNNAVNYFLNPMIGKAINKFGERGVLSLEYVSLIGVFLAYAYVDNKWIIAVMYILDHIFFNFSVAIRTFFQKIGDSGDIAPTMAIGFTINHIAAVVIPLIGGLLWMLDYRIPFVAGAVLAFVSLVFTQLIDRDLKLKEQA, encoded by the coding sequence GTGACAAGAGACAACAAAATGTATTTCTTCCTGTTTCTTCTTACCGTTGCATCTATAATCGGTTTGCAGACATGGCAGACTCTTTTTAACAACTTCGCTGTGGAACAGGCTGGCGTAAACGGCTATCAGATGGGCGTTATCCAGTCAGTCAGGGAAATTCCCGGCTTCCTTGCGCTTCTGGTGATTTATGTAATAAGGTTCATACCGGAGCATAAACTCGGAGCGTTTTCAATAATCTTCCTCGGCATAGGCGTGGGGCTCACCGGATTCATGCCAACTTATTACGGGCTGATATTCACCACCATTGTCATGTCCTTTGGCTTCCACTATTACGAAACAGTGAACCAGTCACTCACTTTGCAGTATTTCACCAAGCAGGAAACGCCTCTTGTTCTCAGCAGATTCAGAAGCATCTCCGCCGCATGCAGCATCATTGTCGGCGTGATTGTAATGGGCATGCTTAAGGTGTTCGACTATAAAACCATCTACCTGCTTGTGGGTGTTTTTCTCACTGCGGGCGGCGTTTACTGCCTTTTCATAGACCCCACGAAGCAGAATATGCCCGTTCAGCGCAAAAGCATGTTTATGCGCAAAAAATACTGGCTGTATTATGTGCTTACGTTCCTTGCGGGAGCGAGAAGGCAAATTTTTGTGGCGTTCTCCGTTTTTCTCATGGTGGAGAAGTTCGGGTTCTCAGCATTTGTCATAGCCATGCTTTTTGTTGTGAACAACGCAGTGAACTATTTCCTTAACCCAATGATAGGTAAGGCGATAAATAAATTCGGCGAGAGGGGCGTGCTCTCGCTGGAATATGTGAGCCTGATTGGTGTTTTTCTCGCTTACGCCTATGTGGACAATAAATGGATAATAGCAGTTATGTATATACTGGATCACATATTTTTCAATTTTTCAGTGGCTATAAGAACCTTCTTCCAGAAGATAGGCGATTCCGGAGACATAGCGCCTACAATGGCGATCGGCTTCACTATCAATCACATAGCGGCAGTTGTGATTCCTCTTATCGGCGGGCTTCTGTGGATGCTGGACTATCGTATACCCTTTGTGGCGGGCGCTGTTCTCGCCTTTGTTTCACTGGTGTTTACTCAGCTTATCGACAGAGACCTGAAGCTGAAAGAGCAGGCGTGA
- a CDS encoding macro domain-containing protein, which yields MLKILVNGVTLGLIKGDITETDTDAIVNAANTNLKLGTGVAGAIKAKGGESIQKECDAIGYCPLGSAVITGGGDLKVKFVIHAVGPRYGIDPAPDKNLYGAVFSSLMTAETKGLTSISLPAISMGINGFPEDEAAGIIIKAITDFAEHSPETLKKIVICLFSDKDLAIFEKAAAKKS from the coding sequence ATGCTTAAAATACTTGTCAACGGAGTCACTCTGGGACTCATCAAGGGTGACATCACCGAAACAGACACGGACGCCATAGTTAATGCGGCAAACACAAACCTTAAGCTCGGAACCGGCGTTGCCGGAGCCATAAAAGCCAAGGGCGGCGAAAGCATACAGAAGGAATGCGACGCTATAGGCTACTGCCCGCTGGGTTCTGCGGTTATCACAGGCGGCGGTGATCTGAAGGTGAAGTTTGTTATACACGCTGTCGGTCCCAGATACGGCATAGACCCCGCACCGGATAAAAACCTTTACGGCGCTGTTTTCTCAAGCCTCATGACAGCGGAGACAAAAGGACTCACCTCTATTTCTCTGCCTGCTATATCAATGGGGATCAACGGGTTTCCTGAGGATGAGGCAGCGGGGATAATCATAAAGGCTATAACCGATTTTGCGGAGCATTCGCCCGAAACTCTTAAAAAGATAGTTATATGTCTCTTCTCCGATAAAGATCTGGCAATATTTGAAAAGGCGGCGGCGAAGAAGTCCTGA
- a CDS encoding polyphenol oxidase family protein, with amino-acid sequence MLVAKDGAEYICAVDDSDILQITSTNRGGYSEGIYTSFNAALHVGDDCFKVLKNLEKLKTAWGISRLVTLTQVHGNVIREVTAENIADVMFSDGDGLFTRERGIALGILTADCWNVHLIGRGCLASLHCGWKSAAAGIVENALSMFEEAGDRVTRAVVGPGISTANFEVGSEVADIFTSAGHGESVESICGRMCFSIGGSVERTLRNAGVPEITRVTDCTYSSDYLFSYRRDSGRTGRMISILMRK; translated from the coding sequence TTGCTTGTAGCAAAAGACGGTGCGGAGTACATCTGCGCCGTTGACGACAGCGATATTTTACAAATAACATCCACAAACAGAGGCGGTTACAGCGAAGGAATTTACACCTCCTTCAATGCCGCTCTGCATGTGGGAGATGACTGCTTTAAGGTGTTGAAAAACCTTGAAAAGCTTAAAACAGCGTGGGGCATAAGCAGGCTTGTGACCCTCACTCAGGTTCACGGAAATGTTATAAGGGAAGTTACTGCGGAAAACATAGCTGACGTTATGTTCAGCGATGGTGACGGTCTTTTTACCCGTGAGCGGGGCATAGCTCTGGGCATACTCACTGCCGACTGCTGGAACGTGCACCTGATAGGCAGAGGATGTCTCGCCAGTCTCCACTGCGGGTGGAAAAGCGCCGCCGCAGGCATAGTGGAAAATGCCCTGTCTATGTTTGAGGAAGCCGGAGACCGTGTGACAAGGGCTGTTGTCGGTCCCGGAATAAGCACCGCCAACTTTGAAGTCGGCAGCGAGGTTGCGGATATTTTCACATCAGCCGGACACGGCGAAAGCGTGGAGAGCATCTGCGGCAGAATGTGCTTTTCTATAGGCGGAAGCGTTGAAAGAACACTCAGAAATGCAGGCGTGCCTGAAATAACCAGGGTTACTGACTGCACATACTCGTCGGACTATCTCTTCTCATACCGAAGGGACAGCGGCAGAACAGGCAGGATGATCTCCATCCTGATGAGGAAGTAA
- a CDS encoding YggS family pyridoxal phosphate-dependent enzyme: MFSERKEKIMREAEKALKRAGRTDSVTLLAVSKTFPAESITEAYEQGQRLFGENKMQEALEKHEKLKSLKELELHFIGHLQTNKVKYLKGNFSLIHSVDRIPLLNEMEKHFTREDRVQDVLIQVNVANDPAKSGVDAAELPALLETASKCRHIRVKGFTMMPPLVNEAEENRIHFARTRELMEEMKGKFASENIDLQILSMGMSDDFTVAVEEGSTLIRIGTALFGGRS; this comes from the coding sequence TTGTTCAGCGAACGAAAAGAAAAAATAATGCGGGAAGCGGAAAAAGCTCTGAAACGTGCCGGAAGGACTGACAGCGTGACGCTTCTTGCGGTGAGTAAGACCTTTCCTGCGGAAAGCATAACTGAGGCATACGAGCAGGGGCAGAGGCTCTTCGGTGAAAACAAGATGCAGGAAGCGCTGGAAAAACATGAGAAACTCAAAAGTTTGAAGGAGCTTGAGCTTCATTTCATCGGACATTTGCAGACTAATAAGGTAAAATATCTTAAAGGTAATTTCAGCCTGATTCACTCTGTGGACAGGATACCGCTTCTTAATGAGATGGAGAAGCACTTCACCCGTGAAGACAGGGTGCAGGATGTGCTGATTCAGGTTAATGTGGCAAACGATCCGGCTAAGTCCGGCGTGGATGCGGCGGAACTGCCCGCTCTGCTTGAGACAGCCTCAAAATGCAGACACATAAGAGTAAAAGGCTTTACCATGATGCCCCCGCTGGTTAACGAGGCGGAAGAGAACAGAATCCACTTCGCCCGCACAAGGGAGCTTATGGAAGAGATGAAAGGCAAATTCGCATCGGAAAATATAGATCTGCAAATCCTCTCCATGGGGATGAGCGATGATTTCACGGTCGCAGTGGAGGAAGGCTCCACGCTGATCCGTATAGGGACAGCCCTTTTCGGCGGGCGCTCCTGA